The Henckelia pumila isolate YLH828 unplaced genomic scaffold, ASM3356847v2 CTG_461:::fragment_3, whole genome shotgun sequence genome window below encodes:
- the LOC140871594 gene encoding uncharacterized protein: MGPIVITQLATGLSVLAGAVFVKQVMDQNPMIGSGRGPRCSSCNGSGRVSCICSRWSDGDVGCRTCAGSGRMACNSCGGTGTGRPIPVQISASNRPR; the protein is encoded by the coding sequence ATGGGTCCGATTGTGATAACCCAATTAGCCACCGGTTTAAGCGTTTTAGCCGGAGCGGTCTTCGTGAAACAAGTGATGGATCAAAACCCGATGATTGGTTCTGGGCGTGGGCCTAGATGCTCCAGCTGCAACGGGTCGGGCCGGGTTTCCTGTATCTGCTCGCGGTGGTCGGACGGTGACGTGGGTTGTCGGACCTGTGCTGGTTCGGGCCGCATGGCCTGCAACAGCTGCGGTGGAACAGGGACGGGCCGTCCGATCCCGGTTCAGATATCTGCGTCGAACCGGCCTCGCTGA
- the LOC140871593 gene encoding DNA N(6)-methyladenine demethylase ALKBH1A codes for MYDSEINNEESERTAFRKAEKKYKIYYDNSKKKKIPRPVDLSEVIDFKSILDKYNCNDELREGVTALKCDFDRPIFCLKNRPGFYFIPSALSVEEQCQWIRESLTSFPQFPNRTNHDAFYGSIPDLFVSATQGKKFVFEERDPDSVDSHPKWKLVEEMDRLSGSDAHKSVQASLLLRKLRWSTLGLQFDWSKRSYNVDLPHKKIPDSLCQLAKIMAAPVMPCGEEFQPEAAIVNYFGLGDMLGGHLDDMEKDWSKPIVSMSLGCKAIFLLGGKSREDSPIAMFLRSGDVVLMAGEARECFHGVPRIFTDTENAEIASLESQFLDQDFSFLDYIRTSRININIRQVF; via the exons ATGTACGATTCAGAAATCAACAATGAAGAATCGGAGAGAACAGCTTTTCGCAAAGCGGAGAAGAAATACAAGATATATTACGATAACTCCAAAAA GAAAAAGATACCGAGACCTGTAGATTTATCCGAGGTAATTGATTTCAAGTCAATTTTAGACAAGTACAATTGCAACGATGAACTTAGGGAAGGAGTTACCGCGTTAAAATGCGACTTCGATAGACCTATTTTCTGCTTGAAAAATCGACCAG gtttttattttattcctagTGCATTGAGCGTTGAGGAGCAATGCCAATGGATAAGGGAGAGTTTGACGAGTTTTCCTCAATTCCCTAATAGAACAAATCACGATGCATTTTATGGGTCAATACCGGATTTATTTGTTTCGGCTACACAAGGGAAAAAATTTGTGTTCGAAGAGAGGGATCCTGATAGCGTCGATTCTCACCCCAAATGGAAATTAGTGGAGGAAATGGATCGGTTGTCTGGGAGTGATGCACATAAGTCAGTACAGGCTTCGTTGTTGCTACGAAAGTTGAGATGGAGCACACTTGGCTTGCAGTTTGATTGGTCCAAG CGGAGCTATAACGTTGATCTCCCTCACAAGAAGATACCCGATTCATTATGCCAACTGGCTAAAATAATGGCTGCACCTGTCATGCCATGTGGTGAAGAATTCCAGCCAGAAGCAGCCATAGTGAATTACTTTGGATTAG GTGATATGCTTGGTGGGCACCTTGATGACATGGAAAAAGATTGGAGTAAACCGATTGTGAGCATGAG TTTGGGTTGCAAAGCAATTTTCCTGCTCGGAGGAAAATCTCGGGAAGATTCACCCATTGCGATGTTCCTTAGAAGCGGTGATGTGGTACTTATGGCTGGGGAGGCCAGGGAATGCTTTCATG GCGTCCCCCGTATATTTACAGACACGGAAAATGCTGAAATAGCCAGTCTCGAATCACAATTTTTGGACCAAGATTTTTCGTTCTTGGATTACATCAGGACTTCAAGAATCAACATCAACATCAGACAAGTTTTTTAA
- the LOC140872130 gene encoding uncharacterized protein — translation MACRSIIRNVFLTEFTESWLPLPFMSNFTPIISAHKKISTLKPNCGCKAAINSRNSQFEVALSAKSSQFTRNCANIGNASSSGDDYEQEPPQEAVLKAISEISKTAGRVGHTTNVVIGGTVTDDSTNEWLTLDQKVNSYPTVRGFTAIGTGGDDFVHAMVVAVESVIHRPIPEGQVKQKISSGGKYVSVNIGPVQVVSSEQVQAVYNAMRQDDRMKYFL, via the exons ATGGCGTGCAGAAGTATTATCAGAAACGTTTTCTTGACGGAATTTACAGAATCATGGCTGCCTTTACCTTTCATGAGCAATTTTACACCAATCATTTCGGCCCACAAGAAAATATCGACGTTGAAACCAAATTGTGGCTGTAAAGCAGCAATTAATTCTAGGAATTCTCAGTTTGAAGTCGCGCTTTCTGCTAAAAGTTCTCAGTTTACAAGAAATTGCGCGAATATAGGAAACGCATCTTCTTCTGGCGATGATTATGAGCAAGAACCCCCTCAAGAAGCGGTGTTGAAGGCGATTTCAG AAATTTCAAAGACAGCTGGGAGGGTTGGACACACAACGAATGTAGTGATCGGGGGTACAGTTACCGATGATTCGACTAATGAATGGCTTACTCTTGATCAAAAG GTAAACTCCTATCCAACAGTTCGCGGATTTACAGCCATTGGTACTGGGGGTGATGATTTTGTGCATGCCATGGTTGTTGCTGTTGAATCTGTTATTCACAGACCAATCCCAGAA GGTCAAGTGAAACAGAAGATCTCATCAGGTGGCAAATATGTATCAGTGAACATTGGACCTGTTCAAGTTGTTTCCAGCGAACAG GTTCAAGCGGTGTACAACGCTATGAGACAAGACGACaggatgaaatattttttgtag
- the LOC140872303 gene encoding uncharacterized protein, which translates to MLQNIKEQGSTVLNEESQNAIECGEGESLNTSLPNSPNQSSRPSSMVIKKPNRVIPPHLIAEAISTLPGFDLRWSGPITPREMLYVQQYVFAKYPEYCNGLVEDLETDHKTEVCVNEDSSEHMSDDKKRAQKTIRDNSFFSPSFTANNDMFKVKLEPSKLLDTLAKKTSFQGNFISIPEVQARNRALQDCGLNEEEYLVVFTANVRESMAMVGESYPFFRGNYYLTILGEETDLVKVFVSSKDSKAISAPETWLDLRIKGSQLSQYFRRKSKYTPKGLFAYRACTNGARSSMHWISEAHRNCWHVLVDASGLELGEDRLALALHQPDFVTCVVDVAHAQPSKISCLLVRKNSFDTAASST; encoded by the exons ATGTTACAGAACATCAAAGAACAGGGGAGTACTGTTCTTAATGAAGAATCCCAG AATGCAATCGAATGTGGAGAAGGAGAATCTTTGAACACATCCTTGCCCAACTCTCCAAATCAGAGCAGCAGGCCAAGCAGCATGGTGATCAAG AAACCGAATAGAGTGATTCCGCCGCACTTGATAGCGGAAGCAATATCAACTCTGCCTGGATTTGACCTGAGATGGTCAGGTCCCATAACCCCAAGAGAAATGCTATATGTGCAGCAATATGTGTTTGCAAAGTATCCTGAATACTGCAACGGTCTGGTTGAAGATTTGGAAACTGATCATAAAACAGAAGTTTGTGTCAACGAAGATTCCTCGGAACACATGTCCGACGACAAGAAAAGAGCCCAGAAAACGATCCGGGATAATTCGTTCTTTTCGCCTTCTTTTACTGCTAACAACGACATGTTTAAGGTCAAGTTAGAACCCTCGAAACTACTTGATACCCTGGCAAAAAAGACTTCTTTCCAGGGGAACTTCATCTCCATCCCCGAAGTCCAAGCCCGAAACCGAGCCTTGCAAGACTGTGGATTGAATGAAGAGGAATACTTGGTCGTCTTCACGGCAAATGTAAGAGAATCAATGGCGATGGTCGGGGAATCGTACCCTTTCTTCAGAGGGAATTATTACTTGACAATTCTTGGAGAGGAGACTGATTTAGTGAAAGTTTTTGTTTCGTCTAAAGATTCGAAAGCAATATCTGCACCAGAGACATGGCTGGATTTGAGGATCAAAGGATCACAACTTAGCCAGTATTTTAGGAGAAAAAGTAAGTACACTCCAAAGGGACTTTTCGCGTATCGGGCGTGCACGAACGGGGCTCGATCTTCGATGCATTGGATATCAGAAGCTCATAGGAATTGTTGGCATGTGCTTGTGGACGCAAGTGGGCTGGAGTTGGGGGAAGATCGGCTGGCGTTGGCGTTGCATCAACCCGATTTCGTGACATGTGTAGTCGATGTTGCACATGCTCAGCCTTCCAAGATTAGTTGTCTTTTGGTGAGGAAGAACTCGTTTGATACCGCGGCGAGTTCTACATAA